One window of the Enterobacter huaxiensis genome contains the following:
- a CDS encoding LacI family DNA-binding transcriptional regulator, whose translation MTGITLADVAKRAGVSTATVSMVLCNKGRISQSTRERVLKALDESGYVYNQTAANLRNRSSNQVGLLLHDITNPFYGEMTAGLSHEMERHELMLFLANSEESAERQQKFVDSLMRNNVGGMVLCAARETPQAFFEGLKRRNIPAIMVVRPLNDPDFDFVGTDNFLGTQLATEHLLRMGHRHIAFIGGSQNSGSRAQRIGGFTSKLLEYGVTPNPAWIRTSQASQSDGARVAEALLLEHPHISAAICYQDIVALGVMQSLRKMGREAGRDFALVGFDDITEAALVQPALTTVSVAAKEIGRKAGELLYSRIRGNDEPAKRIILPPALVVRESCGFR comes from the coding sequence ATGACGGGAATTACACTGGCCGATGTCGCGAAACGCGCCGGCGTGTCGACGGCGACGGTCTCTATGGTGCTCTGCAATAAAGGCCGCATCTCGCAAAGCACGCGCGAGCGCGTACTTAAGGCGCTGGATGAGTCCGGCTACGTCTATAACCAGACGGCTGCCAATTTACGTAACCGCAGCAGTAACCAGGTCGGGCTGCTCTTGCACGATATCACCAACCCTTTTTACGGTGAGATGACGGCGGGGCTAAGTCATGAAATGGAGCGCCACGAGCTGATGCTGTTTCTGGCGAATAGCGAGGAATCGGCAGAGCGACAGCAAAAATTTGTTGATTCACTGATGCGTAATAACGTCGGCGGTATGGTGCTGTGTGCGGCTCGAGAAACGCCGCAGGCCTTTTTTGAGGGTCTGAAGCGGCGCAATATTCCGGCTATCATGGTTGTGCGCCCGCTGAACGATCCGGATTTTGATTTTGTCGGAACGGATAACTTCTTAGGCACGCAGTTGGCGACGGAGCATCTGCTCAGAATGGGTCATCGGCACATTGCGTTCATCGGAGGGAGCCAGAATTCGGGCTCTCGGGCGCAGCGTATTGGGGGCTTTACCAGCAAGCTGCTGGAGTACGGCGTGACGCCGAATCCAGCCTGGATCAGAACCTCACAGGCCAGCCAAAGCGACGGCGCGCGCGTGGCGGAGGCGTTACTCCTTGAGCATCCACACATCAGCGCGGCGATTTGCTATCAGGATATTGTGGCGCTGGGGGTAATGCAAAGCCTACGCAAGATGGGCCGTGAGGCGGGACGTGATTTTGCGCTGGTCGGTTTCGATGATATTACCGAAGCGGCTCTGGTGCAGCCCGCATTGACCACCGTATCGGTGGCGGCGAAAGAGATTGGTCGTAAGGCGGGAGAGTTACTGTACAGCCGCATACGGGGCAACGACGAACCCGCAAAACGGATCATCCTGCCGCCCGCGCTGGTAGTGCGGGAATCATGCGGCTTTCGCTAA